From the Candidatus Pelagibacter sp. IMCC9063 genome, the window TACTTTGATTATTTAGGTAATAGAATTCTGCATCTGATGATGGGCTTAGATCGGCAACATACTCTAGTCGCCCATGGTGATTTATAATTTCATCTTCTTGCCTATCAGTATCCGTTTTATCCAGAAGGATACCAAGGGTTGCTAATGCAGATTTAATATTTTGATCCTTGTAAAGTAATACATCTGTCAAACTATTTGCTATATTAGATCGTTCACTAAAAGCTTTTAGTTTGGTGTACCCTAAATCTAATTTAATACCTGGATTAAGATTTATATCTTCATCAACTATTCTTTTTCCAAAATTAAATGATCCAAAGATCTGTTGACCTTCTCGGTTTCCCTCTAAGGTATTGCCATAAATAACTCTTCTTTGATCAATATCTAGTGAGCTAACTCCAATTAATGTATCGGTAAAAACCTGATTATCTCTAAGTTTAGTGCCGTATAGAGCCAAACTATAAGCATCTGTCTCTAATTTGCTTCCTTTATATCCAATATCAACATTATCGTTTCCATATTGAAAAACGTACCCATACATAGCGTCTCTATCATCTTCTTTAATTCTATCCGCACCAATTGAGATACCATAACTATGAAAATCTCTTGATGATGAGTTTGAGGATTTATTTTTACCTAAACTAACTCTACCCTCGCTCCACTGAAACCAATCGTCACTATCATAACTTCTATCAACTTCTTTTTTAGAGCTTTTAAGAGCACTAACTAATTTTGATATTTTTTCATTTGTAAAATCAATTTCTGCATTAAGATTTGATAAATTGTCTTTATTTTTATGTCTTCTTAACCACTCTGTTCGGTGAAAGATTGGAAGAGTGTTGTTTTTAATTATACGTTTTGATAATTCAACATTAGCTTCAATGATTGCTTTAACATCACTATTATTAGAAGGATCGCTACATGTAATAGTGCCAGCACAAGCTACACTATATTCATAAATTGTATTAGAACCAGTGGTACTCTGTCCAGTATGTGTATCCTCTGTAATATATAGTTTTGTAAAATTGGCTGAAAAAATAAACCCTGTCATAGTTGAAGCTCCTGAAGATGAAACTTGGGTACTAAATGAATATGACTGAGAAAATTCTAAAGTACTAACATCCCATGGAGTTGTTAATGTATATTTATGAATTGAGTCTGTGCCACCTCCACCTATATAAAATATAGTTCCACTTGAATGAAATTGAATACTTCTTGGGTTATCTTCTTTACTGGTTAAAGCTGAAGATTGAGTTGAATCTTTTGTTGCAGTCGTAACATCCCATGGAGTAGATAGTGTAAACTGTTGTATTACTTCTGTTTGATTACCAGTGACATACATCCTGGTTCCATCATATTTAAAAGCTAATGATCTTAATTGATTCTCATTTGATACATCAAAATCATCATCATATTGTAATGTAGAAGTATCCCAAGCTGTAGTTAAATTGTATTGTCTAATTGATAAGGCTGCATTATCTACAACGTACATCACTTTTCCATCAGGTTTAAATTGTATTGCGTGAGGTTTATTTATGTTGGTTAAAAATGTTGAAGAAGTTTTAATTGCTGTACTAATATCAAATGGGGTACTTAAAGAATACTGAATTACACTGTCAACCTCAGAATAACTATCTTTTTCACGATTAGTTACATACATAATTGTTCCATCTGGTTTAAAATTTATTTGTCTTAAACCATCTGCATCTGTGGAAATATCTTTTGATTGCTTAAATTCTATAAAAGCAAATGAGTTGGAACAGAAAAAAAATATATAAAATATTGAAATAAGAAATATTTTTTTCATTATGATGTTAGATAACTTTGGGTTAATTTTCTTAAGTTATATAATAATATTTAACGAATTCTGAAATGACCGACCTATTTTGGGTCTAATAATTTTTTTTACTTGCTCTAAAGATTGAGGATTATTGAGAGGTTGAATGTTAAGGATTTAGACTTTGATAAAACTAGATATCTAGTATTTATTTAAGCTTACTAAATGAGTCTTGAAAACAGTCAATCTCATCTAAAGTTTCAAAAAAAATTTGATTTAAAGATGAAGAGTGAATTATTTGACACTTTTTTTGTTTTTCGCCGTCCATTAATGACGAATTATTTTTGACTAGAGTATTTATGTGTTCAGCAGGAGTAGAACCTGTTGTTTTTTTAATTCCATAAGATGTGGCTGCAGATGCACCTGCAAGTATAGGATTACCTGTTTTCGCCAGAGTATATACTGGGCCCACAGCTGAGCTATATTGAGTACAACCACTTAAAACTATAAAAACAATAATATAAAAAATATTTTTCTTCATACGCTCAATCATCCTAACATATTCTCTTTGTATTTGTCTTATTATTCATTTTTGTTTTGCAAGCTCTGTATTTCTAATATTTAAAGCCAAGCAAGTAATATCATCTCTTAATTTTTCTGCTCCCCAATTAAGTTCTGTTGTAATAGAATTTATTATATTTTGCGGAGTAACATTTTCTATTTTTTTTATTATTCTTTCAACGCCCTCTACTCCTAGTTCTTGACCATTGCTTAAATAACCTTCTGTTACGCCATCGGTATAAATTAAAAATGTTTTTTCTTTCAAATTGGTAGCTATTGATTTTACCATAGACTCTGTAGAATATTTTAAAATTCCTATTGGTGGTATTTGAGATTTCATAAACTCAAAATTTTTTTCTTTATCAAAAACCATAATACTTTCATGACCTGCGTTTACAAAGATCGCCTCTCCAGTTTCTGTATTAAATTTTCCAAATACAGCTGTCATAAACATTCCTTTAAACTTTGCTTCAACTAGTTCATTATTTACTGTGAATACAACTTTTTCTAATGGATAGGACAAATTAGAAATTGTTCTAAATATTGAGGCTGCTTTAGCCATGTACATACCAGCTGTAATACCTTTTCCTGATACATCTGCTAATATGAAAAAATATTCATTTTTACCTACATTGACTACGTCAAAAAAATCTCCAGAAACATCTCTGGCTGGAATATTTTTTGCATAAAGAAAATTTTTAAACTTTGATATGTCTGGAAATAAGCTTTTCTGTACATCTCCTGCGAGCTCCCTTTCTCTTAATAACTTTGCCTCTTTTTGCAAATTTGCGAGTGCAATTCGATTTTCTTCTATAAACCTTAAATAAAGTCCAGTTAAGAAAGTAATTGTAAGCATGAATATAGGATAGCTAATATCTACAAGTTGGGACTTAAATAAAAAAGCGCTAAAGCCAATTATAATTACTATGATTAAGCTTCCAAAGAATATTAATAAACTATATTTGGGTTTAGTATGTTGGGAGAGAAAAAAAACAACACTAGCGACTATAATTGAAAATAGTAATTCAAATAAATAAGTGTTTGGATTTCGAATAAGATAGGATTGATCTAAAATATTTTCAATTATGTTTCCATGCACTTCGACTCCTGGAATTGTATTTCCTAAAGGAGTTTTTACTAAATCAAACAAACCCTGTGCTGATGCACCAATCAAAACATACTTATCTTTAAATATTGATGGATTAAATTTACCCTCAAAAACAGAGCTTGCGGAAATATACTGGTTTTTTAATGATTCTTTATATCTAATCCAAATAATTCCATTCGGATCTGAGTAAATTTTATGAGGTCTTGAACTTATTCTGTTAATGCCCGCCTCATTCATCTCTACATATAAATTCTTTTGATTGGACCCTACGCGGATCATTTCTAGTGCCATGGTTGGATATAGCTGATTTTTCAAACGAACAATCAATGGAAGGGATCTGATAATACCATCAGTTTGATCTAAAAAAGAAATAGAGCCCAATCCTTTTGCACTATTTTCTAATTTTTCAAGTGATCCTATGGAGTGAGGAAAAGAATATGTAAATTTTTTAGGATCTCCTCCTTTTACAAGAAATTTTGCTTTTGGTGATCTATCATAAGTTCCATGAGAGGGAACATTGCTACCGAGCACTGCTGTAACTGATTTTGATTTTTTTAACTGCTCTCTAAATATTTCATCAGGTCCTTTAATATTTTGCAAACCAGCGACATCGGCTGGTATTAAATTATAAGCTCTAATTATTTCTTCGGGAGATTGTTTGTCCTTCTCTGCAAAGAAGATATCGAGGCCTATGGCTTTTGGATTAGAGGCATTAACATTTTCCACAATTTTTGCAAAAATAGATCTATTCCATGGAAATTGGCCAAAATCACCTAAACTTTTTTCATCTATATCTATTATAATAACTTCAGAAGTTTGCTTGTTTAATGGAAAAATTTTTTGATAAACATCAAAACTTAAATAAGAAATTGATTGTATAAAACTAGGATTAATTGTTTTTAAAAAAACTAAAAAAAATAATAAAATTAAAAAAATTGTATAGTTCTTATATTTAGCAAATAAAATGCTCATGTTTTTTTTATAATTAAAAAATTTGTCTTAAGCTAAGCATTGCTTCTTCAATGGTATTTGGCCTCAATGCATCTTGATTATTTAATGTAAAATCAATTTCAAAATCATTAATTTTTTTACTTATCTTAAATTCAGATCCTAAATGTTCTGAGCCTGCTAATTTGTAAGCATAGTTAGTTTTTTTATTGGGCAAGAATCCTATCGCTAAATTTATTTTATCAGTATGACCTACTCCTAATGCTTGATTTCTTTCATAAATTAAAAAGATACTAAAGCTATCTGGTAAAATTATATCTACCCCCAATTCACCATTTAAATTATGTAAAGCACCTGAATATAATTTGGTATCAAAATCACCTGTTGTATCAGCGAGATAAGAATATTTTATGCTGGAGGATCGGTGTAAATTTGCTTTGTATTCTAATTTTCCATGCTTTCTAATTTTATATTTTTCATTTTCTAATTCTTCAGCTGCAGCAATTGAGAGTCTTGCATTTCTTGATTGAACGCCTTGCTTTTTAAATTTCATGGCAGCGTTACCACTTTCTTGATATTTATTTAACAAAGTGTAACCAAGATCAATTTGTCCTGAAGGAACTAGAGTTAAATTATTTTTTTTAATCTCATCTTTTAATTTAATTGTTCCATATATTTGTTTACCGTCTCTTTTGGCAGTGACACGCTCACCGTCGAACACTGATAAAATATCAAAATTGAGAGCCCCCACTCCAATAACCGTGTCTATAAATTTTGTATCATCTTTAATTGGCGAAGAAGTATAATGGGTTAAATTATAAGTATTCGCATCTAAATTACTTCCAACTGTTCCAACCTCAACATCATCTTTACCAAACCTAAATGCCAGCCCCCTGATGCCATTATTTTTGGTAAATTTATCTGCTCCAACTGTGATTGCATCCGTTTTAATTTTTTTAAATGAGGAAGCTTTTGTCTCTCCAACTCTTCCAACAGCAATACTTCCTTCGCTCCAAAAAAATATATCTTGTTCTTGTTCTTGTTCTTTAGTTTTTTTGCTAGTAGCTGAATTTTTTACAACTTTAGCAAGAGAAACTAGCATTGGATTAGTAAAATTAAGATCTAAATTAAGATTAGTTAAGTTTTGATTATCTTTGTTTCTTCTAATCCACTTTAAACGATTTAAAGCAGTATCGGTTGACTGTTCAATGGTTCTTGTTGCAACTTCTATTTGTGCAATAGCTATTCCTGTTCTGATACTATTTTCTGTAATTGAAGGACAATTACCTGAAAAAAGAGTAAACGGACAATTTAAGGTATATTCACTTACCTTTTTACTCGAACCAGTAATAAACATTTTTAATCCAGAAGGACTAAATGCTAAACCATATGGGAATGCCTCGCTTGATAAGTCTAAAAAACCTACATGAGATAAAGTTGATATATCGAAACCTGTAGATAAATCGTATTGATTAACAGTTTTTTCACTCGTTCCTATTATAAACATTCTGGTACCATCAGTATTAAACTCTATATTAGACGGTGTTATACTCTGAGTACTCAGATCTTGTGATCGTAAAAAAGTAACATCTGAAAGATCAAAACCTACAGCTAATTCATATTGGTGTATGGAATCATTCTGATGTCCAGTAATATACATCATTGTTCCATCATTATTAAAATCAAGACCATAAATATTATTATCCTGGCTTTGAACCCGAAAAAAACGTACAAAATTTGCTGATGACAAATCAAAATTTGCAGTAAGTGAATATTCCTGCACATAATCTCTGTTTTTTCCAAGAACAAACATTTTTGATCCATCATTGTTAAATTTTATACTCGTTTCAAAAGCGTCACCAAGATTAGCCAAACTATCTACATAAGAAGCTGTCGATATATCAAAGGGAGTTGATAAAGTATATTCATGCATATCATCCTCACCACTACCAGAAGTACCTCCATTACCGTTCTGTTCACCAATAACAAACATTTTTGTTCCATCATTACTAAAGGTAAGACCTCTAGGCATATCCTCTTCACCTGCAACTGAAAAGCTTTGCAGAAAGAGTGGAGTAGCAGAATCACCACTTTCTAAAGCAGCACCTTCTCTAACAAAAGTTAGATTAATAATTAGAAAGGCTAGTATAAATCTAATTGTCGATTTCATGAAAAAATTTTTATTTAAAGACATAGTTTAATTTTTATCAAAACTTACTAGTTAAATTAATTGTTGCTTCTTCAATGGTATTTGGCCTCAATGCATCTTGATTATTTAATGTAAAATCAATTTGAAAATCATTGATATTTTTACTTATTTTAAATTCAGATCCTAAATTTTCTGAGCCTGCTAATTTGTAAGCATAGTTAGTTTTTTTATTGGGCAAGAATCCTATCGCTAAATGTATTTTATCAGTATGTCCTACTTCCAAAGCTTGATTTCTTTCATAAATTAAAAAGATACTAAAGCTATCTGGTAAAATTATATCTACACCCAATTCACCATTTAAATTATGTAAAGCACCTGAATATAATTTGGTATCAAAATTACTTGTTGTATCAGCGAGATAAGAATATTTTATGCTGGAGGATCGGTGTAAGTTTGCTTTGTATTCTAATTTTCCATGCTTTCTAATTTTATATTTTTCATTTTCTAATTCTTCAGCTGCAGCAATTGAAAGTCTTGCATTTCTTGATTGAACGCCTTGCTTTTTAAATTTCATGGCAGCGTTACCACTTTCTTGATAATCATTTAACAAAGTGTAACCAAGATCAACTTGTCCAGAAGGAATTAATATTAAATTATTTTTTTTAATCTCATCTTTTAATTTAATTGTTCCATATATTTGTTTACCGTCTCTTTTGGCGGTTACACGTTGCCCATCGAGCACTGATAAAATATCAAAATTGAGAGCCCCCACTCCAATAACCGTGTCTATAAATTTTGTATCATCTTTAATTGGAGATGAGGTATAATGGGTTAAATTATAAGTATCCGTATCTAAATTGCTTCCAGCTGAGCCAACCTCAACATCATCTTTACCAAACCTAAATGCAAGTCCAGTTATCCCATTATTTTTGGTAAATTTATCTGCTCCAACTGTGATTGCATCCGTTTTAAATTTTTTAAATGAGGAAACTTTTGTCTCTCCAACTCTTCCAACAGCAATACTTCCTTCGCTCCAAAAAAATATATCTTGTTCTTGTTCTTGTTCTTGATTTTGATCTTTAGTTTTTTTGCTAGTAGCTGAATTTTTTACAACTTTAGCAAGAGAAACAAGCATTGGATTAGTAAAATTAAGATCTAAATTTAGATTAGTTAAGTTTTGATTATCTTTATTTCTTCTAATCCATTTTAGTCTATTTAAAGCAGTGTCCGTTGAGTGTTCTATAGTTCTTGTTGCGACTTCTATTTGTGCAATGGCTAATCCCGTTCTGTCACCTTTAGCAATTGCAGGACATTTTCCTTCAATAATATTAAAAGGACACACTAAATCAAATTCATGTATTGTATCATCATCACTCCCACGATCATCAGAGACAAACATTTTTAATCCAGCTGCACTAAATGCAAGTGCTCTTGTTTGATCGGCAGTTACACTTTTTATTAAATTTTTTATGTTTACCTCTCCATCTTTGACATAGGAAGATGTGTCATATGCTTTTGAAAGTGAATATTGAGCAACTGTAAATAGATCATGATCGGTAACAAAAATTCTTTTTCCATTTGCACTAAAAAAAATTGCATCAGGATTACTTTGCGTTAAAAGAATTCCAGCATTATCAACCTGTGATATTGTTGATAAATCATATGGGGTTGAAAGAGTATATTCTCTAATACCATCGAGAGAATCAGGATTGTTGACATCATTAAAGCTTAAAAATATTTTTGTACCATCGGGATTAATCTCAATACCTTGCACGTGATTATTATTTATACTTAAAGATCCATATCTCCAGCCATCCTGAATAGCTGTAGTGTCAGGATTCACATTCGCAACATATACACAAGTTGAAACATCATAAGGTGCAGTTAAATCATATCTATATACAAGGTCTCTGTTAGAACCATTGGTACCTCTAGTGACAGTAAAGATTTTAAGTCCATCACTACTAAATACCATATCACCAATATTACCTCTTATAGTGCCCGTTAAATCACATCTCGCAGAATCTCCTGCATAAACGGCTGTGGAAATATCAAATGGTGTTGGTAGATTATATTCGTTTATAAAATCATCACCATCGCCCGCACGATGTGGAGAGCTTGAACCATTCCCAGCAGATACAAACATTTTGGTTCCATCAGGATTAAAAGCAATACCATTTAATCCTAGAGTAGCACCGGATCCATCAAGAAAACTGTATGCTTGGTCGCTGTCTACTTCAGTTACCATAGCTCCAAAGGAATTAGAGATGGGAATTAAGAGAAAAAAAATGATTATAAATTTTTTTATTGAAAACATATAGCTTCTGTCTGGTCCAAAAATTATTTCTTACGTTTTCTTTTGTTTCTGGCTTTTCTTTTTTTCTTAGCTATTTTTTTTCTTGTTATTTTTTTTGCTTTTTTCTTTATTACTTTTTTCTTTTTAATTTTTTTCTTTTTTACTTTTTTCTTTTTAACTTTTTTCTTTTTAGTCTTGCCTTTTTTCTTCACTGCTTTTTTCTTTTTGTCTTTTTTCTTTACTTGTTTTTTATTTTTCTTTTTATCTTTTTTCTTTTTATCTTTCTTCTTTACTTCTTTTGTATTTTTCTTTTTATTTTTTTTCTTTTTATCTTTCTTCTTTACTTCTTTTGTATTTTTCTTTTCATCTTTTTTCGCAACCACTATTTTTTCTTCTGTTTCAATAACTTTTTCTTCAACAATGTTTTCAGATTGTGTTATGTCTGACACCTCTTCTTCATTTGTTTTTAGTAAAACAATTCTCTTTTCTTCGTCTTTTTTAATATTTTCTTTAATTAATATTTTTATCTCTTCTTTATCAAAACCCTGGGCTTTAAGTTCTTGTCTAATTTTTTTTCTAGTAGCTTTTCTTTCTTCTTTTGTAGTTCCATCAAGCTTTGCCACTCTAACTACTTTCATTCTTTTTTTAAATTTTTTTAGTTGGTTTTTAGTTATTTGTTTTGCTTTTCCTGGTGCACTACCTTGAACCATACTTGCTACACTGTAAGGATTATCCAGTAGTGTTTGACCCAAATTATTTCCAACCAGAACTGCCCCAGGCCTTAAACCCAATGTGTTATTTTTTCCTGGTCCTATTAATAAAGTATCTGTTTTTTGATTTGATACTATGGTTTGAAACTCTGTTCCTCTTGAACCTAAAGTTCCTTCAGGAACGTTAACAGTTAAGCTGTCTGGATTCTTTTTGCTTATTAAACCTGAAATTATTTTTAAACTTCCTTTTTTAACATTCGCTACAATTTTTCCATCATTTGTTGCTGGATCGTATATAAAGGTATCCATAACTACTTCTGAATCTGATCCAATGGTAAATGTTGATTGATCTAGTAGTAATATTTGTGTGCCCGAATCTATTCCTGCATAAATCGTTTCGTTTAAATAAACTTTATCGCCAGCTTTAAGTTCTCTTGTGCCAGCTTTAGCTGTTCCAGATACTGCACCTACAATTCCGACTAATTGCTTACTAATATCAATTTTTGCATCCGCCTGGCTGATATTGAATACAAAAAATAATAGTATGATTGGTGATAAAATCTTCTTCATTTGGCAGAAGATAAACTTTTTTTAGATTTTTATAAGGTTGCCTTGACCCATATTAGGTGCAGTTTCTGTGCATTTTATCCAAAATATAGCTGTGTATTTAATTTATAAAATAGGTTTTGTTTTGGTTACTTATTTAAGTGAAATGACTTCGATAAACTGACTGCAAACGAGTCTGAAATATAATCATAATTAATTATATTAGCTTCAGAGAAAATTTTTTCGTATGAAAAGCTGATAAATAAACTTTTATCTGGATCGATGGTAGGGAAAAAATCTCCAATAGCTTTAGTAAACATCAAATCAAAAGTGTTTGTTACATCTGATCTTATCCTGTTTGAATTTATGCTTGTATCTACATTTTTATAATCATTAAAACTCAACCCATTGCCTACCGAAATATAACCCAAAGGGAGAGCGAAATTTAATCTAAAATTCAAATCATAAGTTTCAAAGTCGTTTGTTCCTACTTTTGCTTCTGAAGTGCTGTACCCCAAACCTGTTGAGGATGAAATGATTTCATTAAATACATAATCGTGTCCAAGCGAAAGACCATGCCCTTTAGCATTCGTTTCATTTGCAGTTGTATCAGTGCTATTTTTATTATTTTTAGAATCTGAAAAAGAATAACCATAGCTAAATGAATTTTGATCTCCTACAGAAAAAGATCCTCCTATTCCTTGCATTAAAGAAAAGCCATCTGCATCATCTTGGTAATCTGTTTTGCTTATCATTACATATGGGCTTAAACTTTGGTTGCCTAAGTATGTATCCAAAGCAATAGTTAAACCGTAACTTTCAAAATCATCTGCTGTTTCCTCTCTTTGCTCTGAGTCTGTAAAACTCGCATTTATCATTAATGATGAATTTTCTCCTAAAGATCGAGTTGCTGTTAATCCTAAGCCCTCACTATACGTTTTGTCATACTTCGCACTATTAAACCCAACGACTTCATCAGCACTACTTTGTAATCTTGTTTTTGAAACACTATTAACATTTTGATTAGAAACACCACCAAGAGATATATCTGCATAAAAATTCCATAGCTTGGGAGCTCCCCTTTCTTTAAGTGTAGTTTCAATTTGATTTATTGTTTCTACATCTTCAGGTGTTAAGTCTTCACTAGTTTTGATATCTTCAATTATAGTCAAAGCTTTATTGGGCGAGTCTGCTTGGACTAAAACGGAAAGTAAATATAGTTTTATCTCAACATTATCTGGATAAATCATATTTAATCTTTCCAGAGTTGCGATGGTTTGTTTGTAATTTCCAATTTTTCCTTGTTGTTGTGCATATTTTAAATTTAAATCTAAATCATTTGGCTTTTGTAAAATTTGCAAATAAGTAATGTTTTTTTCTGAAGAACCTGGAATTAGAATTTCTTCTCCGTTAACTATAATTTTAGAGCCACTAGTATCTGCAGCCATTATTGCGCTCGTTGTTTCTAAAAAAAAGCTAACTAAAAAAAAAGAAAATAAGACTAATGAAACAGCACCTGTTGTTAGTTTTTTTTTAATCATTTTTACTCCAAATAAAATAAAAGAAATATGGAATAGTTGCAGGAACTATGCCAAACCAAAACCATTCATCCCATCTAAAACTCTTATCTAATCCTAAGTTGCTAAGTCCATTCCACCATGTCAGGTAACCAATTCCTATTATCCAAACTAAGCTAATAGTTACTGATATCTTTTCTTTTTTAGAAAGATTGAAGGGAAATAATTTTTTAGTAGGTTCGTTCATTGTTATGAAAGCATTTGATCAATTTAGACTACTTACCTGTCCAAGTTCCGTTAGCAGTCATTGTTAACGTTTTGTCGCCATTGGTTGCTGTCACAATGTAGCTCGTCCCAACTTTAGCTATACACATGTCATAACCAGCTTCTTTTGTAATTACATCTCCTCCACCAAACAGTGCGTCCTCAATTGCTATTGATGATGCACCAGTTGAAGGTGGCACACCAATATCTGGTGAGCAGCTACCGATTTCATTTCCGGTAAAGTATTCACTATTATCTGAGTAATATTCTGTTTGTGCTAAAGATATTTGCTGCATAGCATTTTCTGCAGACTTTTGTTTTGTTCCTGAAACATAGCCGTTGTAACTAACAATACCTATGGATGAAAGAATTCCTATGATTGCAACAACCACTAAAAGCTCAATTAAACTAAAACCTGAGCTTTTAGTGATCATAACTTTTAGATCTATATATTATTCAGCAACTTCAACTGTGTTTACAACTGTTGGTGCTTCTCCATCTACTGTTGCACAATCGTTTTGAAAACAAGTTGTAATTGTTAACACATTACCAGTAGCTTCCATGTTAACAAAACCCATGTCCGCTTTTGCAGCATATGCGCTTGATGATCGTACTGCAGCACTATCTGGGTCATATGGATTTTTAAAATCTTTCAAAGCTTCTTTAGCAGCAACAATCACATCTGCACCAGTTCGACCTGAACATGTAAGTTCAGTGCTCATTGCCTTCGTCTCACCAATATTACATTTTTGATCCTCTGCAGCTATGTATTTTACAACAGTAGCATGATTGGATTTAGCAGATGCTTTTTTTGCGCCTGCAGTATAACCGTTATAAGCAACCGTACCAACTGCTGCTAAAATTCCTATAATTGCTACAACCACTAGCAATTCAATTAATGTAAAACCTTTATTATTTTTTTTCATATATAATTTCCTTTAGTTTATTACTTGTATTTTTTGATTCTCGTCAATAATACCGCTCCAATTCAAGAAAATATCTAGTCATGCACCCATAATGGGCTCATTTACTTGATTTTTGTGGTAAAAAATTGATGTTATCCCTTTTTAAAAATATGACTTATAAAACTAGCGAAAATGCCAACATCAGTACTGTTTTTCTAGACGGAGAAATAGACATGGATGTAATTGAGAAAGCAAAAGAAATTATTTTTCCTTTAGTTGAAGCAGGTAAGGAAGTTCATATTAATTTAAAGGATGTTTCATACATGGATTCATCAGGAATTTCTGTTCTTATTGAGAGCCACCAAAAAGCAACAGAAAAAGGTACGAAAGTAATTATAAAAGAAATTAGTAAATCTGTCTTAAAGGTAATCATGATGGCAAAGTTAGAACAGATATTAAATCTAGAGTAATGACACTATCAGAATCAAAAGACTTTGTCGTACATAGTTCCAATCTTAAAGAAGTCAGAATATTTTCAAGAGAGGTTTTTGAAAAAATAAATTTGCCTCAAGAACAAAAAGATGAATTGGTTTTAGCAATTGCAGAAGCTGCTCAAAATATAGTCAAGCACGCCTACAAAGATGTAGAAGAAACTAAAGATAAAATGCAAATT encodes:
- a CDS encoding CHASE2 domain-containing protein, whose translation is MSILFAKYKNYTIFLILLFFLVFLKTINPSFIQSISYLSFDVYQKIFPLNKQTSEVIIIDIDEKSLGDFGQFPWNRSIFAKIVENVNASNPKAIGLDIFFAEKDKQSPEEIIRAYNLIPADVAGLQNIKGPDEIFREQLKKSKSVTAVLGSNVPSHGTYDRSPKAKFLVKGGDPKKFTYSFPHSIGSLEKLENSAKGLGSISFLDQTDGIIRSLPLIVRLKNQLYPTMALEMIRVGSNQKNLYVEMNEAGINRISSRPHKIYSDPNGIIWIRYKESLKNQYISASSVFEGKFNPSIFKDKYVLIGASAQGLFDLVKTPLGNTIPGVEVHGNIIENILDQSYLIRNPNTYLFELLFSIIVASVVFFLSQHTKPKYSLLIFFGSLIIVIIIGFSAFLFKSQLVDISYPIFMLTITFLTGLYLRFIEENRIALANLQKEAKLLRERELAGDVQKSLFPDISKFKNFLYAKNIPARDVSGDFFDVVNVGKNEYFFILADVSGKGITAGMYMAKAASIFRTISNLSYPLEKVVFTVNNELVEAKFKGMFMTAVFGKFNTETGEAIFVNAGHESIMVFDKEKNFEFMKSQIPPIGILKYSTESMVKSIATNLKEKTFLIYTDGVTEGYLSNGQELGVEGVERIIKKIENVTPQNIINSITTELNWGAEKLRDDITCLALNIRNTELAKQK
- a CDS encoding autotransporter outer membrane beta-barrel domain-containing protein, with translation MKSTIRFILAFLIINLTFVREGAALESGDSATPLFLQSFSVAGEEDMPRGLTFSNDGTKMFVIGEQNGNGGTSGSGEDDMHEYTLSTPFDISTASYVDSLANLGDAFETSIKFNNDGSKMFVLGKNRDYVQEYSLTANFDLSSANFVRFFRVQSQDNNIYGLDFNNDGTMMYITGHQNDSIHQYELAVGFDLSDVTFLRSQDLSTQSITPSNIEFNTDGTRMFIIGTSEKTVNQYDLSTGFDISTLSHVGFLDLSSEAFPYGLAFSPSGLKMFITGSSKKVSEYTLNCPFTLFSGNCPSITENSIRTGIAIAQIEVATRTIEQSTDTALNRLKWIRRNKDNQNLTNLNLDLNFTNPMLVSLAKVVKNSATSKKTKEQEQEQDIFFWSEGSIAVGRVGETKASSFKKIKTDAITVGADKFTKNNGIRGLAFRFGKDDVEVGTVGSNLDANTYNLTHYTSSPIKDDTKFIDTVIGVGALNFDILSVFDGERVTAKRDGKQIYGTIKLKDEIKKNNLTLVPSGQIDLGYTLLNKYQESGNAAMKFKKQGVQSRNARLSIAAAEELENEKYKIRKHGKLEYKANLHRSSSIKYSYLADTTGDFDTKLYSGALHNLNGELGVDIILPDSFSIFLIYERNQALGVGHTDKINLAIGFLPNKKTNYAYKLAGSEHLGSEFKISKKINDFEIDFTLNNQDALRPNTIEEAMLSLRQIF
- a CDS encoding autotransporter outer membrane beta-barrel domain-containing protein — translated: MKKIFLISIFYIFFFCSNSFAFIEFKQSKDISTDADGLRQINFKPDGTIMYVTNREKDSYSEVDSVIQYSLSTPFDISTAIKTSSTFLTNINKPHAIQFKPDGKVMYVVDNAALSIRQYNLTTAWDTSTLQYDDDFDVSNENQLRSLAFKYDGTRMYVTGNQTEVIQQFTLSTPWDVTTATKDSTQSSALTSKEDNPRSIQFHSSGTIFYIGGGGTDSIHKYTLTTPWDVSTLEFSQSYSFSTQVSSSGASTMTGFIFSANFTKLYITEDTHTGQSTTGSNTIYEYSVACAGTITCSDPSNNSDVKAIIEANVELSKRIIKNNTLPIFHRTEWLRRHKNKDNLSNLNAEIDFTNEKISKLVSALKSSKKEVDRSYDSDDWFQWSEGRVSLGKNKSSNSSSRDFHSYGISIGADRIKEDDRDAMYGYVFQYGNDNVDIGYKGSKLETDAYSLALYGTKLRDNQVFTDTLIGVSSLDIDQRRVIYGNTLEGNREGQQIFGSFNFGKRIVDEDINLNPGIKLDLGYTKLKAFSERSNIANSLTDVLLYKDQNIKSALATLGILLDKTDTDRQEDEIINHHGRLEYVADLSPSSDAEFYYLNNQSTVYNYKVDNKSKHNLRIGYGFDVTSISGWSLVGNFERFQSAKSHSNEIYLSVGYVPIDEMKFVFDVNNFNNTSLSFTNNVNGFDITVGSNYTLMSKTPDYGANIEVSNKF